The DNA sequence TCCTCCAGGCGCAGGGTCCAGGCGACCAGGATGTCCTCGGCCGGGCCGGGAAAGTCCGGCCCCATGTCGATCACCTCCTTGATCAGGCCGCCGGGGTCGTCGGGCGAGTCGTGGGGCGAGACGTACTTGATGACCATCGGCGGTCTTTCCTCAAGCGGACTTGCGCAGCAGGTTGAGCCGCGACGGTATGGCGAAGCGGGTGGCCCCGTCCAGCTTCTCACCCGCCGCCTGGAAGGCCGCGCGCAGCGAGTCCTCGAGCCCGGCCAGGCGCTCGCAGCGGCCCGGGTCGACGGCGAGCAGCCGCGCCTTCAGCGTCTCGAAGTCGCGAATCTCGTAGGGCGCCAGGTAGGTCAGCTCGGTGACCGACTCGAGGCGGCTCTGCGCCGCTACCTGGATGGCGTCGTAGGCCTTGGCCCGGACGTAGGTCTCGTCCTCGACCGGCCGGATCAGCTCGAAGTAGTCGCCCTCGGCGATCGGCTCCTGGACGTAGAGCAGGCCGTCGGGCTTAAGGCAGCGGGCCGCCTCGTCCAGCGCCGGCCCCTGCTCGCCGACCGGGACGTGGTGCAGGGCGTTGAAGAAGATCACCGCGTCGAAGGTGTCGTCCGGGAAGGGCAGGCCCTCGGCGACGCCCGCGAGGTAGGCCTCGCCGCTGGCCGGCTCGGCGGCCCGTGCCCGGGCCAGCTGCGGTTCCGAGGGCTCCAGGCCGATCGGGGTCGCGCCCT is a window from the Kiloniellales bacterium genome containing:
- a CDS encoding class I SAM-dependent methyltransferase, whose product is MRDLPRRKHAEVLRDHLDLEGALVLDVGCGDGSLVRLLARQGATPIGLEPSEPQLARARAAEPASGEAYLAGVAEGLPFPDDTFDAVIFFNALHHVPVGEQGPALDEAARCLKPDGLLYVQEPIAEGDYFELIRPVEDETYVRAKAYDAIQVAAQSRLESVTELTYLAPYEIRDFETLKARLLAVDPGRCERLAGLEDSLRAAFQAAGEKLDGATRFAIPSRLNLLRKSA